Proteins co-encoded in one Cygnus olor isolate bCygOlo1 chromosome 6, bCygOlo1.pri.v2, whole genome shotgun sequence genomic window:
- the TTLL4 gene encoding LOW QUALITY PROTEIN: tubulin polyglutamylase TTLL4 (The sequence of the model RefSeq protein was modified relative to this genomic sequence to represent the inferred CDS: deleted 1 base in 1 codon), with protein MTVSLSPRVLWLYMASAGPQRRNLGPKQKSFGPPSGTPPAERAQPRRAWRSTPQQAKPLWALEGQHVSASQERSPPPSGIPLQQSSSLYPPSPCPTHPAERAHPSLPLARPCPELCGSALLRRRSCLRANSYRFPFQSPQDTGSATGRAMSSVLMEPCLLPALPEEHKGSGVKGSALSSARQAASSYTPVLNNNPFLRPSSAQVPSLRSPEIKKLKNAPSFPAVSWPCSRDEGDCSPSTPVVQSSDQEQSCAPSLTLVPSSVTLRKERCSWPLGDAERRARSFSEKEPELSPGRAAQQLAGQTATPSSFGREVRSPGRTNAGGVSNGNRWGHRIVARLAPKETIAPLSLETGSRRLAGTSSLTGTEGAVVCTKRVSLHLLASRAASPERGTGCRLLSTPLCGRERAVEPQHPAAVSHVAAQMSAIRLEKEEKRPQAALPGKPDVAAGESLLEPSHPQDDVEEELPDGLDESCGTDEEEDSDSDASSVAGMSSNGSVALVSRKCIECLSQPTEDQEKVLKPALVRSLFPNVPPTIYFSTRDERVEKLPWEQRKLLRWKMCTVTPNIVKQTIGRSHFRVSKKSNDWLGCWGHHMKSPSFRAIREHQKLNHFPGSFQIGRKDRLWRNLLKMQTRCGKKEFNFFPQSFILPQDIKLLRKAWEEGASRQKWIVKPPASARGIGIQVIHKWSQLPKRRPLLVQRYLHKPYLIGGRKFDLRIYVYVTCYDPLRVYLFKDGLVRFASCKYSSSMKSLSNKFVHLTNYSVNKKNTEYKSNSDETACQGHKWALKALWSYLTQKGVNSEAIWEKIKDIVIKTIIASEPYVNSLVKMYVRRPYCCHELFGFDIMLDENLKPWILEVNISPSLHSNSPLDVSIKGQMIRDLLNLAGFVLPSTDSIASRPQTRSDSTCSLGSALKEKPRPASEHFTAEKMKKAYYLTQKVPDQDFYSSVLDILTPDDVRVLVETEDEYSRRGQFERVFPTHISMRYLRFFEQPRYFNILVTQWELKYYLNKHKGLELLKNWCVKGYHTGAGTDLAQTWSLPKSFLLQKSSVQSNGFSKLELGGLGKLLPPADEDLTRCLEPSPAPSLPLTKHAAGADQKPAGCLSDAALVL; from the exons ATGACCGTCTCGCTCTCGCCCCGCGTGCTATGGCTGTACATGGCCTCTGCAGGACCGCAACGCCGTAACCTGGGCCCCAAACAGAAGAGCTTCGGCCCCCCCAGC GGCACCCCCCCGGCAGAGCGAGCGCAGCCGCGCCGAGCCTGGCGCAGCACTCCTCAGCAGGCGAAACCCCTCTGGGCTTTGGAGGGGCAGCATGTGAGCGCTTCGCAGGAGCGCAGCCCGCCGCCCTCAGGGATCCCTTTGCAGCAGTCCAGCTCCCTGTACCCGCCGTCGCCGTGCCCCACGCACCCCGCTGAACGCGCCCACCCGAGCCTGCCCCtggcccggccctgcccggaGCTGTGCGGGAGCGCCCTGCTCCGTCGGCGCTCCTGCCTGAGAGCCAACTCCTACAGGTTTCCTTTCCAAAGCCCCCAGGACACCGGCTCTGCCACGGGAAGGGCGATGTCTTCCGTGCTGATGGAGCCCTGCCTTCTGCCTGCGCTGCCCGAGGAGCACAAGGGGTCTGGGGTCAAGGGCTCTGCCCTCAGCTCGGCTCGGCAGGCTGCCAGCTCCTACACACCGGTGCTCAACAACAACCCCTTCCTACGGCCAAGCAGCGCTCAAGTGCCTTCGCTGCGGTCACCGGAGATCAAGAAGCTGAAGAACGCTCCCAGCTTCCCTGCTGTCTCGTGGCCCTGCTCCAGGGACGAGGGGgactgctcccccagcacccctgtgGTGCAAAGCAGCGACCAGGAGCAAAGCTGTGCCCCCTCCCTGACCCTCGTGCCCAGCAGCGTGACCCTCAGGAAGGAGCGGTGCTCCTGGCCGCTGGGGGACGCCGAGAGGAGAGCGCGCAGCTTCAGCGAGAAGGAGCCAGAGCTCAGCCCTGGAAGGGCTGCGCAGCAGCTGGCCGGACAGACCGCCACCCCCAGCAGCTTTGGACGCGAAGTTAGAAGCCCTGGCAGGACGAATGCGGGTGGGGTGTCCAACGGGAACAGGTGGGGGCATCGCATCGTAGCGCGGCTCGCCCCGAAGGAAACCATCGCTCCCCTGAGCTTGGAGACGGGCAGCCGCCGCCTTGCCGGTACCTCGAGCCTTACAGGCACCGAGGGTGCCGTTGTGTGCACTAAACGGGTCAGCCTTCATCTCCTGGCCTCCCGCGCTGCCTCTCCCGAGCGCGGCACCGGCTGCCGGCTCCTGAGCACGCCACTGTGTGGCAGGGAGCGGGCGGTGGAgcctcagcaccctgctgccGTCTCCCACGTGGCAGCTCAGATGTCCGCCAtcaggctggagaaggaggagaaacgGCCCCAGGCTGCGCTCCCAGGGAAGCCTGA CGTCGCTGCTGGAGAGTCGCTGCTGGAGCCAAGCCATCCCCAGGACGATGTGGAGGAAGAACTTCCCGATGGCCTGGATGAGAGCTGTGGCACAGACGAGGAAGAGGACA GTGACTCGGATGCTTCCTCTGTCGCTGGCATGTCATCTAACGGCTCTGTGGCTCTCGTATCCAG GAAATGCATCGAGTGTCTGTCCCAGCCCACAGAGGATCAGGAGAAGGTGCTCAAACCAGCTCTTGTCCGCAGTTTATTCCCTAATGTGCCTCCAACCATCTACTTCAGTACGCGGGATGAGAGAG TGGAAAAGCTGCCTTGGGAGCAGAGGAAGCTGCTGCGGTGGAAAATGTGCACAGTCACGCCGAACATCGTGAAGCAAACCATTGGCAGGTCTCACTTCAGAGTCAGCAAAA agagcaatgactggctgggctgctggggccaCCACATGAAATCCCCCAGCTTCAGAGCCATCCGGGAGCACCAGAAG CTAAACCACTTCCCTGGTTCATTTCAAATTGGGAGAAAAGACCGTCTGTGGCGCAACCTGTTGAAGATGCAGACTCGCTGTGGAAAGAAAGAGTTTAACTTCTTCCCCCAGTCCTTCATCCTGCCCCAGGACATCAAATTACTCAGGAAAGCATGGGAGGAAGGAGCTAGCCGACAGAAATGGATTGTGAAACCA CCAGCATCAGCAAGAGGCATTGGCATTCAGGTTATCCACAAATGGAGCCAGCTCCCCAAAAGGAGACCACTGCTGGTGCAGAG GTACCTGCACAAACCCTACCTCATTGGCGGGAGGAAGTTTGACCTGAGGATCTACGTTTATGTCACTTGCTACGATCCCCTCAGGGTCTACCTGTTCAAGGACGGATTGGTTCGCTTCGCTAGCTGCAA GTACTCCTCCTCGATGAAGAGCCTCAGCAACAAGTTCGTGCACTTGACCAATTACAGCGTGAACAAGAAGAACACGGAGTATAAGTCCAATTCGGATGAGACTGCTTGTCAGGGACACAAATG GGCACTCAAAGCTCTCTGGAGTTACCTGACCCAGAAAGGAGTTAACAGCGAGGCCATCTGGGAGAAGATTAAGGACATCGTTATCAAAACCATCATTGC ATCTGAGCCCTACGTGAACAGCCTGGTGAAGATGTACGTGCGGCGGCCGTATTGTTGCCATGAGCTCTTTGGGTTTGATATCATGCTGGATGAAAACCTCAAGCCCTGGATCTTAGAGGTCAACATTTCCCCAAG CCTCCACTCCAACTCCCCTCTGGATGTGAGCATCAAGGGCCAGATGATCCGGGACCTGCTCAACCTCGCTGGCTTTGTTCTGCCCAGCACGGACAGCATAGCCTCAAGGCCGCAGACTAGAAGTGACTCCACGTGCAG TCTGGGCAGTGCGTTGAAGGAGAAGCCCAGGCCAGCCTCTGAGCATTTCACAgcagagaagatgaagaaggCCTATTACTTGACACAGAAGGTGCCTGACCAG gatttttattcttctgtcttGGACATCTTGACCCCAGATGATGTTCGCGTTCTCGTGGAAACAGAGGACGAGTATTCCCGGCGCGGGCAGTTTGAGCGGGTGTTCCCCACCCACATCTCCATGCGGTATCTGCGCTTCTTCGAGCAGCCTCGTTACTTCAACATCCTGGTGACCCAGTGGGAGCTCAAATACTACTTGAATAAACACAAAG GTCTGGAGCTGCTCAAGAACTGGTGTGTCAAAGGGTACCACACCGGGGCGGGGACGGATCTGGCCCAGACG TGGTCCTTACCAAAgtccttcctcctccagaaAAGCAGCGTTCAGTCAAATGGCTTCAGCAAACTGGAACTGGGTGGACTGGG CAAACTCCTGCCTCCAGCCGACGAGGACCTCACGAGATGCCTGgagcccagccccgctccgAGCTTACCTCTCACCAAGCACGCTGCTGGAGCCGACCAGAAGCCAGCCGGCTGCCTCTCAGACGCTGCCCTGGTGCTGTGA